GTTAAAATTGAATATGCTCTAAAATATTTGATTTACGATGTCAGTAATAGAATTAAAAGACTATGCTGATGGAACTATCTTAAAAAAGCTAAAATGTGAGGAGGATTGTCCAAAAATGTTGTTAACGATTGTTGATTTTGCATTTTCAGATATGATTCAAAATTTAATGCATCAATTGGATTTGGAATTTGAATCTAAACGTGGACGTCCAGCATATCCTCGAACACTACTTTTAATAGTAGTTTTATACTGTTTTAGCATTGATATTTCCAATTATGCAAAAATGGAAGAAGAATGCAAGAAAAATAAATTTCTTTTAATTGCAACATGCGGATTAAAGCCATCACGCAATTCATTCGCTAATTTTTTAAATAAAAGTGATGCAAATGTAATAAAAAAAGTTTTTGTAGCCACATTGGTCTTGTTAAATGATTTACACTTCTTAGATTTTGTTAAATTGTTTGTTGATGGAACGGATATGCTTGTGAGAGCTTCCAAATATTACAAAATCACTAGAAAAGAAGTAAATGCTTTAATTAAAGTTCATGAATGGGGTTTATTGCATGAAAACACACCACAATCAATTAATCGCACAATCAATGGATTAAAAGAAAAATTAAAAATCAATAAAGATGATGACGAATTGTGTAAAACAATTAATTTGGTCTTAAAAAGGATAAAAATATATAATACTCGTATTTACGAAAAAAAGGACATTTATCTTAATATTATGAATGAAAGAAATAATGATGCTGTTTCAATTACTTTTCCAAGTACTTGTTGGATGAAAACAAAAAAAGGAAGTTATGATTTTGCTTTTAACCTGCAAGAAATCATGACTGAAAATCACATAATATTGACTGGAATGCTCTTATCGGAATCAAATGATAGAAAAACAATCAAATATGTTCTAAATAATATTTATGAAACAATTAAAGTATTTATTGAAATGCAAAAAGAATTTGGGGAGCGAAAAAACTATAGTGAAATACAAAGAAGAATTCGCGAACACCTTTTAATCGCAGATTCAGGTTATTTCTCCACAGAAAATCTCCACTATCTTTTTATCAATAAAGGACGTTTTATGAGATTAACAAAAGTAAAACCTATAAAACACAGGAAACCACATAAAGATGATGGTCTTCCAGACAATTGTAGGAAAAAACGGTATTTCTT
This region of uncultured Methanobrevibacter sp. genomic DNA includes:
- a CDS encoding transposase, whose protein sequence is MSVIELKDYADGTILKKLKCEEDCPKMLLTIVDFAFSDMIQNLMHQLDLEFESKRGRPAYPRTLLLIVVLYCFSIDISNYAKMEEECKKNKFLLIATCGLKPSRNSFANFLNKSDANVIKKVFVATLVLLNDLHFLDFVKLFVDGTDMLVRASKYYKITRKEVNALIKVHEWGLLHENTPQSINRTINGLKEKLKINKDDDELCKTINLVLKRIKIYNTRIYEKKDIYLNIMNERNNDAVSITFPSTCWMKTKKGSYDFAFNLQEIMTENHIILTGMLLSESNDRKTIKYVLNNIYETIKVFIEMQKEFGERKNYSEIQRRIREHLLIADSGYFSTENLHYLFINKGRFMRLTKVKPIKHRKPHKDDGLPDNCRKKRYFFETYSCKGCSNIENCKNKTLVIQSTDLNFEMTERFLDKRRNTHYSSRFSRSEGINGFLKGDNGVLKLIGTTDNAVNNEIQLRNTIYNLTRLINLKDTAY